In Tiliqua scincoides isolate rTilSci1 chromosome 1, rTilSci1.hap2, whole genome shotgun sequence, the following are encoded in one genomic region:
- the LOC136647757 gene encoding transmembrane protein 247-like: protein MLLSIMCLPEATQDPHSSSDFSNFETESVHHTDKEIQADLDHTSNMEASEYSFQGGTVEFKGMHEGIEFDTQLTLIEDSKKHRKKMDIARDTPASSYLPDDMTETLENKSQAEQLASSTQRGASALQPAMNSRVYKVSSVEGIAPLNGRQITAADLDLEKMRLDGAMIRLRYRNEDNEKRRQHEAKMEQLRQQTSRSFGQKLRELLQPQNQYVLFFFCFIFIHVIYTARELAFYFIMKHHLFCYAIFLYFILKKTFLDYKNRKK, encoded by the exons ATGCTTCTCAGCATCATGTGCTTGCCA GAAGCAACTCAAGATCCCCATTCCTCATCAGACTTCTCCAACTTTGAGACAGAGTCCGTACATCATACAGACAAGGAGATTCAAGCAGATCTTGACCATACcagcaacatggaggcatctgAATACTCTTTTCAAGGAGGCACTGTGGAGTTCAAAGGGATGCATGAAGGGATTGAATTTGATACGCAGTTAACTTTAATTGAAGATTCCAAAAAGCACAGGAAGAAGATG gacATTGCAAGGGACACTCCAGCCTCTTCATACCTCCCCGATGATATGACAGAGACCTTAGAGAACAAGAGTCAAGCAGAACAGCTGGCAAGCAGCACTCAGAGAGGGGCCAGTGCTTTGCAGCCAGCAATGAACTCCAGGGTATACAAAGTCAGCAGTGTGGAAGGAATAGCTCCGCTGAATGGTCGGCAGATCACAGCAGCTGACCTAGACTTGGAGAAGATGAGGTTGGATGGGGCCATGATCAGGCTGAGGTACAGGAATGAAGACAATGAAAAGAGGCGTCAGCATGAGGCAAAAATGGAACAGCTGCGTCAACAAACTTCTCGTTCA TTTGGGCAAAAACTCCGTGAattactgcagcctcagaaccaatatgttctattttttttctgcttcatcTTCATCCATGTTATTTACACTGCCCGGGAGTTGGCTTTCTATTTTATTATGAAACACCACTTATT